Proteins from a genomic interval of Rosa chinensis cultivar Old Blush chromosome 2, RchiOBHm-V2, whole genome shotgun sequence:
- the LOC112185170 gene encoding uncharacterized protein LOC112185170 isoform X3, whose translation MAVAFKGFSIREYAAKMRTADVFKCCPFVDDNHDDKVMSKEQAESLLPPITVTKFKLWSHELDRIKSNLQPQQETILTLTNKESAEEIPTNDHQFPAVPERHEEVEVAEKAPGSFLCPVCKDFEGASVNAVHEHVDRCLVHTSREERRPVKRGGTAKAKSKAPKKRSIAEIFAVAPPMPTVDETNEDEVSENEEDEDQQLVVCTTTKLKAKKVKKRKKEKSVVLLEENNHFNKKINKKKNKENSCKLKQKTPVNFAKKLNKKVAIDISDAVTGRAKTPNVKYLSTQKRKVAQTSKFIPKQKKPMFTTRSILKNHVLCGQNTTFYRMEGDSQENTCGFQHSRRHVKFSGKDDILGPKKNEKSSFEHNFFSDTLASSSEKDQSADSDKEAAPIEVDRRENDVSVSTDNGIEACSKPGRKENPELLDHVGLPSFLRPHITSQEKAKHLAEKPVPASKVAATPDNNLHMFSQGYLTAAREPAYAGAPRLISALEDSCIKTQGITVSRAFGSSGKMIDHFVHPIHGVSALSSKENTGAFFEPSIRNFISNENVQGRIQFLSPSERDRISDHGLHYQSIRPPMDVVGGSYPLPQWKQRPVTFTERLLDDKFYGLPLNSHGELIQFSSRGGSGFDQLGKLNTVAGSSSSLPAYNQHFVEREVPRDNLNLFPMQNYVRENCSSHFPDRLGVTCFGSAQRPDVHQLDFGSRISHSFHPLHSDLNTFSISSTRCRQFNQVQNENIGIGGMIPKETSCPMSLNMNQPTMRLMGKDVAIGNSSRQIHGFEDGKLWMDKEIIAEHCPSSNALLNSSLKQNFHQNCYPPTTSAKLKETVSQSLGICSEQAPQSNLRMKAPEFRFPHPYQKWQSGSGFEHGSHTASRSPSSSLLHFSQSPNSPAMFNGEHNFCAPFISRTESLQSQLFGSQLPVLSTPQITYEHGILRPAETSCKQHPPHFRKSAFDFPFLNPECRENVQPSWFQNSSKAGLPPWLLHATLQQNPTITAPQVFPNTASKHLHHIMPRKNIFNAPSMHYSSEVSHSQVKRSPVPQTAVLPQHVQVIPDESPSSAMIDMSYRNRMNVKDRMKPKPFGIEDPYPCKRTKRLAVDSTNPPNIIDLEVQEKSRVVAGLSSSGDFIDEMQSNFRALDLESSQKQWMM comes from the exons ATGGCTGTTGCGTTTAAAGGCTTCTCCATCCG GGAGTACGCGGCGAAGATGAGGACCGCGGACGTGTTCAAGTGCTGTCCCTTCGTCGACGACAATCATGATGATAAGGTTATGAGCAAAGAGCAAGCCGAGTCCTTGTTACCTCCGATCACTGTCACCAAGTTCAAGCTGTGGTCCCATGAGCTCGACCGCATCAAATCCAACCTTCAACCCCAACAGGAGACTATCCTCACCCTCACCAACAAAGAAAGCGCCGAAGAAATTCCAACCAACGATCATCAATTCCCTGCCGTGCCTGAACGACATGAGGAGGTTGAGGTGGCGGAGAAAGCACCGGGGTCGTTTCTTTGCCCGGTTTGCAAGGATTTCGAAGGGGCGAGTGTCAATGCCGTCCACGAGCATGTCGATAGGTGTCTTGTTCACACGTCTAGGGAGGAGCGGAGGCCGGTGAAGAGAGGAGGCACCGCCAAGGCGAAGTCCAAGGCCCCCAAGAAGAGATCCATCGCCGAGATTTTCGCTGTGGCGCCGCCGATGCCAACCGTTGATGAGACGAATGAAGATGAAGTTAGTGAGAACGAAGAAGACGAAGATCAACAGCTTGTTGTTTGTACTACTACAAAACTAAAGGCGAAGAAGgttaagaaaagaaagaaagagaagagtgtAGTACTCTTGGAAGAGAACAACCATTTCAACAAGAAGAttaacaagaagaaaaacaag GAAAATTCTTGCAAACTCAAACAGAAAACTCCAGTCAATTTTGCCAAAAAACTGAATAAGAAGGTTGCAATAGATATTTCTGATGCTGTGACTGGCCGTGCAAAGACACCAAATGTGAAATATTTATCTACACAGAAGAGAAAAGTAGCTCAAACATCCAAATTTATTCCTAAGCAGAAAAAGCCAATGTTTACCACTCGCAGTATTCTCAAGAATCATGTTCTTTGTGGGCAGAACACTACATTTTACAGAATGGAAGGTGATAGTCAAGAAAATACTTGTGGTTTTCAACATTCAAGAAGGCATGTCAAGTTTTCTGGCAAGGATGACATACTTGGtccaaaaaagaatgaaaaatctTCATTTGAGCATAACTTTTTTTCTGATACATTAGCTAGTTCATCAGAGAAGGATCAGTCTGCTGACAGTGATAAAGAAGCAGCCCCAATTGAGGTTGACAGAAGAGAAAACGACGTTTCTGTCAGCACAGATAATGGCATTGAGGCTTGCAGTAAACCTGGAAGGAAAGAAAATCCTGAACTTCTTGATCACGTTGGTTTACCAAGTTTTCTTAGGCCACATATAACTAGTCAAGAAAAAGCAAAGCATTTGGCAGAGAAACCTGTACCAGCAAGTAAAGTTGCTGCAACTCCAGATAATAATTTGCACATGTTCAGTCAAGGCTACCTGACCGCTGCACGTGAACCTGCATATGCTGGCGCTCCTAGGCTGATATCTGCTCTAGAAGATTCCTGCATAAAAACTCAAGGAATTACGGTTTCCAGAGCTTTTGGTTCCAGCGGCAAGATGATCGATCATTTTGTACATCCTATCCATGGAGTTTCTGCACTGAGTTCTAAGGAAAACACAGGAGCATTTTTCGAACCTTCTATACGtaatttcatttcaaatgaGAATGTACAAGGGAGGATTCAGTTTCTGTCACCATCTGAAAGAGACAGAATTAGTGATCATGGTCTGCACTACCAGTCCATACGTCCTCCTATGGATGTAGTAGGTGGCTCATATCCACTTCCGCAGTGGAAACAAAGGCCAGTTACCTTTACGGAAAGGCTTTTGGATGATAAGTTTTATGGTTTGCCTCTCAATTCACATGGTGAGTTAATACAGTTTAGTTCAAGGGGTGGTAGTGGATTTGACCAGCTGGGGAAGTTGAATACTGTAGCTGGATCCTCCAGTAGCTTACCTGCATACAACCAGCATTTTGTTGAGAGAGAAGTTCCAAGAGACAATTTAAATTTGTTTCCAATGCAGAATTATGTTAGAGAGAATTGCAGTTCACATTTTCCAGATAGATTAGGTGTTACTTGCTTTGGAAGTGCTCAAAGACCAGATGTGCACCAGCTTGATTTTGGGAGCAGAATCAGCCACTCTTTTCATCCGCTTCATTCAGACCTGAACACATTCAGTATCTCTAGCACTAGATGCAGACAGTTTAACCAGGTACAGAATGAAAACATAGGCATAGGCGGAATGATTCCTAAGGAAACTTCATGTCCCATGTCGCTGAACATGAATCAACCAACAATGCGGTTAATGGGAAAAGATGTTGCAATTGGTAACAGTAGCAGACAAATTCATGGGTTTGAGGATGGAAAGCTTTGGATGGATAAGGAAATTATAGCTGAGCATTGTCCTTCAAGTAATGCCTTGCTGAATTCTTCATTGAAGCAGAATTTCCATCAGAATTGCTATCCACCCACAACATCAGCAAAGTTGAAAGAAACTGTATCGCAGTCCTTAGGAATTTGCAGTGAACAGGCTCCACAATCAAATTTACGGATGAAAGCTCCAGAGTTCAGGTTTCCTCACCCTTACCAGAAGTGGCAAAGTGGCTCTGGGTTTGAGCATGGCAGCCATACCGCCTCCAGAAGTCCAAGTTCTAGTTTACTTCATTTCTCTCAGTCACCAAATTCACCTGCAATGTTCAATGGGGAACACAATTTTTGTGCACCGTTCATATCTAGAACTGAATCTCTACAATCTCAACTGTTTGGTTCTCAGCTACCTGTATTATCTACTCCGCAGATTACCTATGAGCATGGGATTTTAAGACCTGCTGAAACCAGTTGCAAGCAGCATCCGCCTCATTTTAGAAAATCAGCATTTGACTTCCCTTTCCTAAATCCAGAATGTAGAGAAAATGTCCAACCATCATGGTTTCAGAACTCCTCTAAGGCTGGCCTGCCCCCTTGGTTGTTGCACGCAACGCTTCAGCAAAACCCGACAATTACAGCTCCTCAGGTTTTTCCAAATACTGCTAGCAAACACCTTCATCATATCATGCCCAGAAAGAACATTTTTAATGCCCCTTCCATGCATTATTCATCTGAAGTTTCTCATTCACAAGTGAAGAGGTCACCAGTTCCTCAGACTGCGGTTCTGCCTCAGCATGTTCAAGTCATTCCAGATGAAAGTCCCAGTTCTGCCATGATAGACATGAGCTACAGGAACAGAATGAATGTCAAAGACAGAATGAAACCAAAACCTTTTGGTATCGAAGACCCTTATCCCTGTAAGAGAACCAAGAGATTAGCAGTTGATTCAACAAACCCTCCTAACATAATCGACTTAGAAGTGCAAGAAAAGTCACGTGTTGTGGCAGGATTGTCGTCAAGCGGGGACTTCATTGATGAAATGCAGTCAAATTTCAGAGCACTTGACCTTGAATCTAGTCAGAAGCAG TGGATGATGTAG